In Callospermophilus lateralis isolate mCalLat2 chromosome 19, mCalLat2.hap1, whole genome shotgun sequence, the following are encoded in one genomic region:
- the Cd2bp2 gene encoding CD2 antigen cytoplasmic tail-binding protein 2, translating to MPKRKVTFQGVGDEDEEDEISVPKKKLVDPVAGAGGPGSRFKGKHSLDSDEEDDDEEGSSKYDILASEDVEGQEAATLPSEGGVRITPFNLQEEMEEGHFDADGNYFLNRDAQIRDSWLDNIDWVKIRERPPDQRQASDSEEEDGLGQTPMSAQALLEGLLELLLPRETVAGALRRLGARGGGKGGSKGPGRPNSPQRLDRLSGLADQMVARGNLGVYQETRERLAMRLKGLGCRTQGPHDPTPTPSLDMFAEEVTEGELETPTPTQKGEAESPGDGLVDVMWEYKWENTGDAELYGPFTSAQMQTWVNEGYFPDGVYCRKLDPPGGQFYNSKRIDFDLYT from the exons ATGCCAAAGAGGAAAGTGACCTTCCAGGGCGTGGGCGATGAGGATGAGGAGGATGAAATCAGTGTTCCCAAGAAGAAG CTAGTGGACCCTGTGGCTGGGGCAGGGGGTCCTGGGAGCCGCTTCAAAGGCAAACACTCCTTGGACAGTGATGAGGAAGACGATGATGAAGAGGGATCCAGCAAATATGACATTCTGGCCTCCGAGGATGTAGAAG GTCAGGAAGCAGCCACACTCCCCAGTGAAGGAGGTGTGCGGATCACACCTTTCAACCTGCAGGAAGAGATGGAGGAAGGCCATTTTGATGCTGATGGCAACTACTTCTTGAACCGGGATGCTCAGATCCGTGACAGCTGGCTGGACAACATTGACTGG GTGAAAATCAGGGAGCGGCCACCTGATCAGCGCCAGGCCTCAGACTCAGAGGAGGAGGATGGCCTGGGACAAACACCAATGAGTGCCCAAGCCCTCCTGGAGGGACTTTTGGAGCTACTCTTGCCAAGAGAGACAGTGGCTGGGGCACTCAGGCGTCTGGGGGCCCGGGGAGGAGGCAAAGGGGGCAGCAAGGGGCCTGGGAGGCCCAATTCCCCCCAGCGCCTAGACCGGCTCTCTGGGTTGGCTGACCAGATGGTGGCCCGAGGCAACCTTGGTGTATACCAGGAAACAAGGGAGCGATTGGCTATGCGGCTAAAGGGGTTGGGGTGCCGGACTCAGGGTCCCCATGACCCCACACCTACACCCTCCCTGGACATGTTTGCTGAGGAAGTAACAGAGGGAGAGCTCGAGACCCCGACCCCTACCCAGAAAGGAG AAGCAGAATCACCAGGAGATGGTCTGGTGGATGTGATGTGGGAATATAAGTGGGAGAACACAGGAGATGCCGAGCTATATGGGCCTTTTACTAGTGCCCAGATGCAG ACCTGGGTGAATGAAGGCTACTTCCCGGATGGTGTTTATTGTCGGAAGCTGGACCCCCCTGGTGGTCAGTTCTATAACTCCAAACGCATTGACTTTGACCTCTACACCTGA
- the LOC143385495 gene encoding sesquipedalian-1-like — translation MKLHRKSVLSFFHEFRTQAPDQEGILLKKGARNTSYQRRWFILRGNLLFYLEHQADHTPLGLILLENCQVEPCLKATEPYAFTILTPGIQSACGRAYKLAAENQEELEAWLCALAGVSWRRLDGLLSLLEAQYRELCQAAGQKPNSPLKNCDFVATLSTPSCFQELHERFGKEIRMLKAVHRGLQASDKGGSRAQANLEQELNQCLLISD, via the coding sequence ATGAAACTACACCGAAAATCTGTGCTCAGTTTCTTCCATGAGTTCAGAACACAGGCACCAGACCAGGAGGGCATCTTGCTAAAGAAAGGAGCCCGAAACACCAGCTACCAGCGCCGCTGGTTTATCCTCCGgggaaacctccttttctacctggaACACCAGGCAGACCACACACCACTGGGCCTCATCCTGTTGGAGAACTGCCAAGTGGAGCCATGCCTTAAGGCCACTGAACCCTATGCCTTTACCATACTCACCCCAGGGATACAGAGTGCATGTGGGCGGGCCTACAAGCTAGCAGCAGAAAACCAGGAAGAGCTGGAGGCTTGGCTCTGTGCCCTGGCTGGGGTGAGCTGGAGGCGACTGGATGGGCTGCTATCCCTGTTGGAAGCCCAGTATCGGGAGTTGTGCCAGGCAGCTGGCCAAAAACCCAACTCACCCCTAAAGAACTGTGACTTTGTAGCTACTCTCAGTACCCCCTCCTGCTTCCAGGAATTGCACGAGCGCTTTGGGAAGGAGATCCGGATGCTGAAGGCAGTGCATAGAGGGCTCCAGGCCAGTGACAAAGGAGGCAGTAGAGCCCAAGCAAATCTGGAGCAGGAGCTTAACCAGTGTTTGTTGATCAGTGACTGA